One genomic region from Pyxicephalus adspersus chromosome 1, UCB_Pads_2.0, whole genome shotgun sequence encodes:
- the FUNDC1 gene encoding FUN14 domain-containing protein 1, with translation MAARREPSSDDESYEVLDLTDYARRHHWWSRIFGRNSGPLTEKYSVATQIVMGGVTGWCAGFLFQKVGKLAATAVGGGFLLLQIASHGGYIQIDWKRVEKDVNKAKRKIKKQANKSVPEINNLIEESQDFIKQNIVVSGGFIGGFLLGLAS, from the exons ATGGCTGCCAGGAGAG AACCGAGCAGTGATGATGAATCCTATGAAGTTTTGGATCTCACGGATTATGCTAGACGACACCATTGGTGGAGTCGTATCTTTGGACGGAACTCTGGCCCTCTTACAGAAAAGTATTCAGTAGCTACCCAGATTGTAATGGGTGGAGTAACAGGCTG GTGTGCAGGCTTTTTGTTTCAGAAAGTTGGAAAGCTTGCTGCAACAGCAGTCGGTGGTGGCTTTCTTCTACTTCAG ATCGCCAGCCATGGGGGTTATATACAGATAGACTGGAAAAGGGTGGAAAAGGATGTTAACAAAGCCAAGAGGAAGATAAAGAAACAGGCAAATAAATCTGTACCTGAAATCAACAATTTAATTGAAGAG tcaCAAGATTTTATTAAGCAGAACATCGTCGTATCTGGTGGATTCATTGGTGGTTTCTTACTGGGTCTTGCCTCTTAA